The stretch of DNA AAAATATTCTTTTTTAAACAAAATATTAATCATCATTTGTGTTCTTTACTCTAATAATAACATCGTATGAATATTTAGTTATATTAGAAATATCTTGCATTCTTAATTTCCTCATACAAAACATTCAAGATCAACTAAACACACAACAATAACTCCACAAAAAAGATTTGGCATTTTTTAACCTGCCATACATTTTTTTTATATAATTTAGCCAACGAAAATAAACTATTGATGGAAGATGTTTTACTTAGTTTTCACTTTTTTTGAAGTTCTGTTGCAAAGTTATTATTTATAAGTGCAGAAAAAATTAAATTGTAAATGAGAATCCATAAAATGACTTACAATCAGTATACAACTGTAAAACAGATAATTAAATAAGTGAATTACCAAAAATCAATTATTTAACCTGTCTAAAACAATTTAAACAGCTGCATTGAATGCAAAAAAAAGAACAAATAAAAAAATTAAAGCTAGAGTTGATGGATAGATATGTTGCTATCATGACTTTCATATTAGCTGCTTATGTTATCATCTTTACATTTTTGACTCCAGACAAAATAATGTCATGGTATATAGCACTCGGTTTAATTCTTTTAGGTGGTCCTTATTTATTTACGCGAAAAAGATTTTCACCTGATTTCCTTGTACACTTCTTTCTAATTTCTGTTCCTATATATAGCTTTTATATTATACTAGCCTTTTGGGAAAACTCTGTAGCATGTTTTTCTATATTGCTACCCATTCCATTAGGTGCTTATATATTCTTTTCTAAAAAAGAAGTCTTATTATACACATTGTATGTTGTATTGACCATCATTACCATTAGCATAGTAGCCAACAATTTCAATTTCAATTTTCCTAAGCATACACAAGAAGAGATTAAATTTAATGATACGCTTCTCTTTATTTCAAATATTTCAATTGTCTTTTTATTGATTTATTATAAAGATAAAATTAAAAGACCGGAAGCATTAGACCACCCTACCCCACCAGATTCCCTTGTATTGTCCAAAAATGAAAATGTAAGTAAGGTGGTCATCAAAACAACACCTGATCCTATAGATGCTGAGGCCTTTGAAAAGTTATTTGAAAAAATAGAAACGATAATGAGCCAGGACATGCTTTTTAAAGATCCTAAGTTTAATCTTTCAAGACTAAGTGTAGTTTTAGAGGTTAACAGTTCTTATATTTCCAAAGCTATCCGCTATAAAGGGTATCCAAACTTCAATACCTTTCTTAATAATTATAGGATTAATTATGTGAAAAAATTATTCACAGAAATTGATTTCCAAAAAGCTACCTTAATGTACATTTATACTGAATCCGGCTTTTCAAATCAATCAACATTTAACAGAGTCTTTAAACAAATCGAAGGAATAACCCCGTCAGAATATATTCAACAGAATCTATAATTCATAACAATTTATATGAATTATATGCAGGTCTGTAAAAGACGGATTTCTGTCTGTTTATCAATTGAACAATTTTGAAATCCTAACACTATTCGATATATTGACCGATAAACAAGCACTGAATGAAAGAGGTGCTATTAAAATATTTACTTCTTAAATAGCCTCCCCTTCTTCTTCATTGCCGGATATTCCAAAAATTGTGTTTTTTTAGGCCTCAATTCAGAATTTACTAGAATCTGTTTTTCTTTTTTAAAGTCCTATTGCAAAGTTATTCTTTACAATTTCAGAAAAAAATTAATCATAAATGAGAATCTAGAAAATGGCTTACAATTAGTATACAACTGTCAAACAGCTAATTAAATGATTGATTTTTGATAATTCATTTATTTAACCCATTAAAACAATTTAAATAACCACATTGAATGCAAAAAGAAAAACAAATAACATTCTCTTTCCGTTCCATCAATATTTAACAGAAATCTCCATACGAAATGTATTCGTCAGAATCTATAATTTATAGCAGTAATAGTCTAAAGAAATATTTATCTTTGAGTAAATATTTTCTATGAAAGTTTTGATTATAAATGGGCCTAATCTTAATCTCTTAGGTACCAGGGAACCTGAAATTTACGGTTCTATATCGATGGAAGAGTATTTAGAAAAATTAAAATCTGAATTTCCTTCTTATGAATTGGGGTATTATCAATCTAATATTGAAGGTGAATTGATTAATAGGTTACAAGAAGATAATTTTGATGCTGTAGTAATTAACCCGGGAGCCTTTACACATTATTCTTATGCAATCGCTGACTGCTTAAAAAACATTCAGAAACCTAAAATAGAAGTGCACATCAGCAATATCTACAAAAGAGAAGAATTTCGCCAGAAGTCTGTGACAGCTACTTATACAGATGCAGTACTATCAGGGTTTGGATTACAAGGATACAGATTAGCATTGCTCAGTTTTTAAATTACAATTGATATACACATAAGAAAAGCCTCATCAATGATGAGGCTTTTTTTATCTTTATATTGTTTGTTCTTGTAGTTGAGGACCTGAAGGAATTAGTTTTTTCCCTTCCTCAGTATTACAATACTGTTCAAAGTTTTTGATGTATCTTGAAGCTAAATCTTTAGCTTTTTCTTCCCATTCAGAAACTTCATTATAGGTATTTCTAGGATCTAAAATCCCTTCAGAAACATTCGGTAATGAAGTTGGAATTTCTAAATTCATGATCGGAACTTTTGTTTTAGGAGCCTTTTCTATTGATCCATCAATGATGGCATCGATAATTGCTCTTGTATCCTTCAAAGAAATTCTTTTTCCGGTACCATTCCAACCTGTATTCACTAAATAAGCTTTAGCACCGTGTTCTTTCATTTTACCAATTAATGTTTTTGAATACATTGTTGGATGTAATGTAAGGAAAGCTTCACCAAATGCTGGCGAGAATGATGGTTGAGGAGAAGTAATTCCTCTTTCAGTTCCTGCCAATTTAGAAGTATATCCACATAAGAAATGGTATTGAGCCTGATTTTCATCTAAAATAGAAACCGGAGGCAATACGCCGAAGGCATCCGCAGAAAGATAAACAATCTTCTTAGCATGTCCTGCTTTTGAAGGCAAAACAATTTTATTAATATGATAGATTGGATAAGAAACTCTGGTATTTTCAGTGATAGATCCGTCTGTATAATCAGCAATTCCATCATTCACAACAACATTTTCAAGAAGTGCATCTCTTTTTATTGCTCTGAAGATATCTGGTTCTTTTTCTTCTGATAAATCAATTACTTTAGCGTAACATCCTCCTTCATAGTTGAATACCCCGTTATGGTCCCAACCGTGCTCGTCATCACCAATAAGATATCTTTTCGGATCTGCAGACAATGTTGTTTTTCCTGTTCCGGAAAGGCCGAAGAATAGAGCAACATCTCCTTCTTCACCCACGTTAGCAGAACAGTGCATTGATGCCATACCTTTCAATGGAAGGTAGTAATTCATCATTGCAAACATTCCTTTTTTCATTTCTCCTCCATACCAGGTACCACCAATAATTTGCAATTTCTCAGTAAGATTAAACATTACAAAATTTTCAGAATGCAATCCTTGTGCTTCCCAATTTGGATTCGTCGTTTTAGAACCATTCACTACAGTGAAATCTGGTTCTCCAAAGTGTTCCAGCTCGTAATGAGATGGACGGATGAACATATTAGTAACGAAATGCGCCTGCCATGCAACTTCTACAATGAATCTTACTTTAAGTCTGGTATCTGCATTTGTCCCACAAAAAGCATCTACAACATAAATTTTCTTAGAAGAAGAAAGTTGGTCTAGCACTAATTCTTTACAAGACTGGAAGATTTCCGGTGTCGTAGGTAGGTTTACTTTACCATCCCAGAAAATTGTGTCTCTTGTAACATCATCCTGAACTATATACCTGTCTTTAGGAGAACGGCCAGTAAAAATTCCCGTTTTTACTGATACTGCACCTGATTCTGTAAGTTCAGCTCTCTCAAAACCCTGATTTTCAGGAGAAACTTCGGCTTGATATAATTCTTCGTAAGAAGGATTATAAATTACTTCATAGTTTCCTTTAATCCCTAATTTTTGTAAATCCTGGATGATTTTAGCGTGTTTCATTTTACTTATATTTTCTATTTCTTTATTTAGTCCAACAAAATTAAATATTAATTAATTGTTAAAGGTGATTAAATATAATGATATAAGTCAGAATGACAAAGAAAAATGAAGAGTTGTAAATTACTGTTTATGAATTAATTATATCATCCCATTCGAAAATAGTAGTAAAACCTTTTCCCCAAAAATAGTCCCTAAAGCCCCTGAATTTGGTACTCATCACAAAATCTCCACCCCAGGCACCCAAACTTTTTACAAAAACTGGACAGTCAGTGAAAATTTTTTCCTTAACTGTAGGAATTTCTAAAAAATCAGAGATTTTTTGTTCATGAAAGGTCATTAATTGCGAAAAATTATCCAATTCATTACATAATAAAATTTTTCTTGTAAGATTCGAAAACTCTTCTATAAGATATGGAGACTTTATTTTTGACTTGTACAGACTTATCGCTTCTCTACTGTTTTGCTTTTGGTTTAAATGGATAAAAATCAATTCATTTTTGAATTCAGGATTAAAATTTATCTTTTCATACTGAATTTCCGGTTTGCTTTGATAGAGAATTGCTGACTTTTCTTTTGCGACAGCAATATCATACCCACTTCCTCCTAAACTGATATTATTTAAATGAAAAGGATCTATTCCAGACCATTCCGCCAGATTATTCATCAAGGTAGAACTACTGCCAAGTCCATAGTCGGCAGGAAACTGAAGATTTGTTTTTAAATGATATGAAGAAGAGGATTTGAATCTGGTCTCCGAAAGGGACTGAACGTTTTTTAAAGTTTTTAAAATAAATTCAGCACTTGCCTGGATATTGGTTTCCAAAATTTGCCAGTGATGATAGTCAATGACAGCCTTCAGCCATAATTGATTTTGATGATAGGCTTCCCAGTAAACCAGAGATCGCCCATCTTTTGATTCTTCAAAGAAAAACTCTTGTCCCAGCCTGGTAGATACCGCTAAGACAAGAGCTCCATCGATAGCGAAATATTCTGAAGTAAGCATCAGCTTTCCCGGTGAAAATATCTCGCCCATATTTTTTTATTAGATTGCAGAAGCTACAGCTACAGAACTATCAATTTTTTTGATTAATCCTTGTAATGTTTTTCCAGGTCCAACTTCTACGAAATTGGAAGCTCCATCTTTGATCATATTCTGAACAGATTGTGTCCATTTTACAGGACCTGTCAACTGTGCAATCAGATTTTTCTTAATTTCATCTGGATTGGTAACCGCTGTTGTTGTAATATTCTGGTAAACCGGAATAGTTGCTTTTCGGAATTTAGTAACCTCAATAGCCGCTGCCAGTTTCTCTTGTGCCGGCTGCATCAAAGGCGAATGAAATGCTCCATTAACCGGTAACAATAAAGCTCTTTTAGCTCCAGCTTCTTTTAGTTTTACGCAAGCTTCTTCTACAGCTGCTGTTTCTCCGGAAATCACTAATTGCCCAGGGCAGTTATAGTTTGCCGGAACTACAATTCCGTTGATTTGAGCACAAATCTCTTCAACCTTAGCATCTTCAAGACCTAAAATTGCTGCCATTGAGCTTGGATTGGCATCACAAGCTTCTTGCATTGCTTTGGCTCTTTCGGATACTAACTTCAGCCCATCATCGAAAGATAAAACACCGTTAGCCACCAATGCTGAAAATTCTCCTAAAGAGTGCCCTGCAACCATTTCAGCTCCAAGACCATTTACTGCTTTCAAAGCAGCCACTGAATGTATAAAAATAGAAGGTTGGGTAACCTCTGTTTTCTTAAGATCATCATCCGTCCCATTAAACATAAGGGACAAAATATCAAAACCTAAAATTTCATTGGCAGATTCCATCAAATCCTTTATGTCTTTTCGAGAATCATATAATTCTTTTCCCATCCCAACGAATTGAGAACCCTGCCCAGGAAATACAAGTGCTTTCATGTATTAATTTAAAATATTATGCAAATATAAGTATAATGATAAGATATTCTTTGGTTCAGCCAGTCCCTAATTCTAAGGGACTAGTCTGATTACGCGGTACCCTGTATTAACATAGGCACCGTTTGCTTTAGATTTTACAAATTCAAATTTCGTAGCAAGTTGAGTCTGCACTTTATTCATCTGCTTAAAGATCTCCCCTCTTCGGTTTTCTCTTGTCAACATATCGTTAACTACATCAAACCCAATAATTGCATATTTTGGAGGAGTCTTACAGTACTTACTTTTATAAGCCGCTAAAATTTCTTTTTCAAAGCTTCCATCAGTATTTATCTTTCTATCCATCAGATAAACTAAACTTGCCTGACTAAGGTCATCCACTTTTTTCTCAAAACTTGGGGCATAGTACATACTGAACGCTTTAATACCCTGTACTTCTTTTGACAATGCAATAACCTTATTTGAAAAAGCATCTCCTGCAGCAGCGTCACCACTTGCTAAAATTGCAATCACAGGTGCAGACTGACCGGTCATCAGATTTTCATCAGATTTGATATCTGCAGGTGAATTAACAATAATTATATTCGGATTTTTAACTGCTTTCTCAAGACTGTTCTTAATGTAATTGGCATTTTCTTTCTTGCTATCCGCAACAATATAAATCTTTTGATCTGAATATACCGCTTTTACTTCGTCTACAATTTTATCTGCATATGCCTGATCATTGGTTTCAATGATGACCAGATTACTGTAGTTATATAGTTCCGGAGAATTGGCAAATGGTGCCACAACCGGAATTTTCTGAGCTTTTGTAAAGTCTAAAACATCAATAACGTTAGACTTAAAGAATGGACCAATGATAAGGTCCGTATTATTAGGGTTGATTTGAGTCAATGAGTTTCTAAATGAAGCTTCATTTCCTGAGTCAACAATTTTAATATCTAGTTTTTGTCCATTTCTGGCATTTCTTTCAACAGCTAATTTTGCTCCTGTAAGGAAATCCATTGCCATTGATCTATATTGAGTCTCATTAGTGCTATATCCAAAAGGAAGCATCAATACAACACTTAACGCATCACCACTTTTCTTCACATAAGCAGGATCCAGTTTTTTGATTTTTAAAACCATTCCTGTTTTTAAACCATGTGACAAATCCGGGTTCAAAGCAATTAAGTCATCAATAGAAATTCCATATCGGTTAACAATAGAGAAAACCGTATCTCCTTGTTGTACAGTATACGTTACATATTCATCAGTCGCTTCATTAGCCCCATTTGATGAACTTACAGAAGATTTTTCATTTCCGGAATCCATCTTCGTTTTAGAATTAACCTGCTCTGTCACCACAGCAGATCCCATCTTCTTAACTTTTATAGACTCACCAGGTTTTAATCCTTTTTCTTCCAATCCAGGATTTAAAGCAAAAAGCTCCTGCTGGCTGATTCCGAATTGTTTTGCAATTCTGTAATAATTATCTTTCGGCTGTATGGTATAGTTTTCCGCGTTTTCTGTAACAGTAGACTTCGTGGATACTTCAGCCGGCACTTCAGTTGGCTTTGTAGCAATTACTTGTTGCTGATCTCCACCATATTTTTTAATGCTATCAAGAGGCAACGTAATTTCATCTCCGATTTTCATATTCGAATCCAGTTCAGGATTAAGCTTTCTTAAATCGGTTTCAGAAATACGGTATTGTTTTGTGATGCCATAAATAGTTTGTTTAGGCTGCAAAACAATTTTTCCAACTTGTGCGTTTGATTTAGCTTTTTCTATAATAGCTGCTTTGGAAACTGAAGTAGTTGCAGTCGTTTTATCAGATTTCACAGTTAAAACATCTCCAATTGCCAACTTCCCATCTTTAAACTTTGGATTGAGTTTCAGCAATTCATCTACAGTCATGCCGTATTTTCTAGCAATATTATACGGATTGTCACCTTTTATTACGGTGTGCGATTGCTGAGCGGAAACACCCAAAATCATACATAAACTGGATAGAATAAAAAACCTCTTTATCATAGTCGATAATTATAATTTACAAAAATACTCCTTTAAAATTAAATGGCAACAATTATTAATTTTGATTCTTGAACCACCATCTCTTCTAAACAAGTTTCAAGCCATGAATATCCATAATCTGCAAAGAATACGCTAAAATTATAAACCCTTTCCTGCCAGGTTTTAGAAGGGTGTACTTCTAAAAACAATTTTTCTAATCTTTCAAGCAATTCACTTTGTTTTATTTTTTCTGCATGCAACAGACGTTTTTTCATTCTTTTAAAAGATTTAAGCTGTCTTACTTCTTCAGCTTTAACCATATTTCCAAAAGATTTCTCTGTCGTTTCAGCGATCGTCTGCAGCTCCGAAAAATTGTTTATTAAAAGCTGCTCTTTCTCTTCAAGCAGTCTAAGAATAGTGTGATCTTCTAAAATCTTACTATTGGTGATGCTGGTAAAGTTTTTAAAGAAATCTTCAATTTTTAAATGAAGCTTCTCCATCTTCCTCATTGTCTTTTCTTTTAAAAAGAGCATAGAGTTCCTTGGTATTAAAATAGGAAAAGG from Chryseobacterium piperi encodes:
- a CDS encoding helix-turn-helix domain-containing protein, translated to MQKKEQIKKLKLELMDRYVAIMTFILAAYVIIFTFLTPDKIMSWYIALGLILLGGPYLFTRKRFSPDFLVHFFLISVPIYSFYIILAFWENSVACFSILLPIPLGAYIFFSKKEVLLYTLYVVLTIITISIVANNFNFNFPKHTQEEIKFNDTLLFISNISIVFLLIYYKDKIKRPEALDHPTPPDSLVLSKNENVSKVVIKTTPDPIDAEAFEKLFEKIETIMSQDMLFKDPKFNLSRLSVVLEVNSSYISKAIRYKGYPNFNTFLNNYRINYVKKLFTEIDFQKATLMYIYTESGFSNQSTFNRVFKQIEGITPSEYIQQNL
- a CDS encoding type II 3-dehydroquinate dehydratase; protein product: MKVLIINGPNLNLLGTREPEIYGSISMEEYLEKLKSEFPSYELGYYQSNIEGELINRLQEDNFDAVVINPGAFTHYSYAIADCLKNIQKPKIEVHISNIYKREEFRQKSVTATYTDAVLSGFGLQGYRLALLSF
- the pckA gene encoding phosphoenolpyruvate carboxykinase (ATP); the protein is MKHAKIIQDLQKLGIKGNYEVIYNPSYEELYQAEVSPENQGFERAELTESGAVSVKTGIFTGRSPKDRYIVQDDVTRDTIFWDGKVNLPTTPEIFQSCKELVLDQLSSSKKIYVVDAFCGTNADTRLKVRFIVEVAWQAHFVTNMFIRPSHYELEHFGEPDFTVVNGSKTTNPNWEAQGLHSENFVMFNLTEKLQIIGGTWYGGEMKKGMFAMMNYYLPLKGMASMHCSANVGEEGDVALFFGLSGTGKTTLSADPKRYLIGDDEHGWDHNGVFNYEGGCYAKVIDLSEEKEPDIFRAIKRDALLENVVVNDGIADYTDGSITENTRVSYPIYHINKIVLPSKAGHAKKIVYLSADAFGVLPPVSILDENQAQYHFLCGYTSKLAGTERGITSPQPSFSPAFGEAFLTLHPTMYSKTLIGKMKEHGAKAYLVNTGWNGTGKRISLKDTRAIIDAIIDGSIEKAPKTKVPIMNLEIPTSLPNVSEGILDPRNTYNEVSEWEEKAKDLASRYIKNFEQYCNTEEGKKLIPSGPQLQEQTI
- a CDS encoding GYDIA family GHMP kinase, yielding MGEIFSPGKLMLTSEYFAIDGALVLAVSTRLGQEFFFEESKDGRSLVYWEAYHQNQLWLKAVIDYHHWQILETNIQASAEFILKTLKNVQSLSETRFKSSSSYHLKTNLQFPADYGLGSSSTLMNNLAEWSGIDPFHLNNISLGGSGYDIAVAKEKSAILYQSKPEIQYEKINFNPEFKNELIFIHLNQKQNSREAISLYKSKIKSPYLIEEFSNLTRKILLCNELDNFSQLMTFHEQKISDFLEIPTVKEKIFTDCPVFVKSLGAWGGDFVMSTKFRGFRDYFWGKGFTTIFEWDDIINS
- the fabD gene encoding ACP S-malonyltransferase — encoded protein: MKALVFPGQGSQFVGMGKELYDSRKDIKDLMESANEILGFDILSLMFNGTDDDLKKTEVTQPSIFIHSVAALKAVNGLGAEMVAGHSLGEFSALVANGVLSFDDGLKLVSERAKAMQEACDANPSSMAAILGLEDAKVEEICAQINGIVVPANYNCPGQLVISGETAAVEEACVKLKEAGAKRALLLPVNGAFHSPLMQPAQEKLAAAIEVTKFRKATIPVYQNITTTAVTNPDEIKKNLIAQLTGPVKWTQSVQNMIKDGASNFVEVGPGKTLQGLIKKIDSSVAVASAI
- a CDS encoding LysM peptidoglycan-binding domain-containing protein, translating into MIKRFFILSSLCMILGVSAQQSHTVIKGDNPYNIARKYGMTVDELLKLNPKFKDGKLAIGDVLTVKSDKTTATTSVSKAAIIEKAKSNAQVGKIVLQPKQTIYGITKQYRISETDLRKLNPELDSNMKIGDEITLPLDSIKKYGGDQQQVIATKPTEVPAEVSTKSTVTENAENYTIQPKDNYYRIAKQFGISQQELFALNPGLEEKGLKPGESIKVKKMGSAVVTEQVNSKTKMDSGNEKSSVSSSNGANEATDEYVTYTVQQGDTVFSIVNRYGISIDDLIALNPDLSHGLKTGMVLKIKKLDPAYVKKSGDALSVVLMLPFGYSTNETQYRSMAMDFLTGAKLAVERNARNGQKLDIKIVDSGNEASFRNSLTQINPNNTDLIIGPFFKSNVIDVLDFTKAQKIPVVAPFANSPELYNYSNLVIIETNDQAYADKIVDEVKAVYSDQKIYIVADSKKENANYIKNSLEKAVKNPNIIIVNSPADIKSDENLMTGQSAPVIAILASGDAAAGDAFSNKVIALSKEVQGIKAFSMYYAPSFEKKVDDLSQASLVYLMDRKINTDGSFEKEILAAYKSKYCKTPPKYAIIGFDVVNDMLTRENRRGEIFKQMNKVQTQLATKFEFVKSKANGAYVNTGYRVIRLVP